CACTGCACGTCGATCCCAACAACTTCCCCAACGACGTGCTCGAGGTGATGGAGTTCCTGGCCGACCCGCGACCGGGGCAGGCCGTGCACGCGGTGCCCGGCGCCGGCCTGCGGGTGCCCATTTGGATTCTCGGGTCCAGCACGTTCGGCGCCGAGGTGGCCGCGGCGCTGGGCCTGCCGTTCGCGTTCGCCTCACACTTCGCGCCCGCGATGCTCTTCGACGCGATCGGCATCTATCGGGAGCGCTTCCGGCCATCGGCCCAGCTGGCCGCCCCATACGTGATGCTGGGGGTGAACGTGGTGGCGGCGGACACCGACGACGAGGCGCGATTCCTGGCCTCGTCGGGGCGCCAGTCGTTCGCCAGCCTGCGCTCCGGTCGGCCGATCCAGCTGCCGCCGCCGTCGAAGGAGTGGGAGCGCGACCTGCGCGATGCCGGCGATCCGCTTCGGCGGTCGCGCGTCTCGTTCGTCGGCGCGCCGGGCACCGTGGCCGCGGAGATGCGCGAGTTCGTGGAGCGCACGCAGGCCGACGAGCTGATGGTCGTGTCGCACATCTACGATCAGTCGGCCCGCCTGCGGTCCTACGAGATCGCCGCGGCGACGATGACCGAGTCGCCGAGTGGCCGGCCCTCTTGATCAACCGTGCTGTCGCGCTTCGAATTCGGCGAACTCGCCCATGAAGGGCGCGGCGATGTCCGCGTTGACCTTGCAGTCCAGAAGGATGGGGCCGTCCGGCTTGCCCAGCACCGGTCCGAGCGCGCGCAGGTCGTCCAGGCTGCGGATCGTGTACGCCTGAAACCCGAACGCCTCCGCCACCGCCGCGAACTCCACGTCCGGAAACACCGACTTGCCGACGGGGAGCTTGCGCAGGGCCAGGAAGTGCAGCTCGGCCCCGTACGCGCAGTCGTTCATCAGCACGATGATCAGCGGGATGTCTTCCCGGCTCACCGTCTCCAGCTCGCTCATCGTCATGAGGAAGCCGCCGTCCCCGATCACCAGCACGGTGGGGACACGCGGGCGCCCCTTCGCCACCCCCAGCGCCGTGCCGAAGCCGAGCCCGATGGACGCGAACTCGCTCGTCATCTTCAGATGGTCGGGCGTGGG
This genomic window from Candidatus Methylomirabilota bacterium contains:
- a CDS encoding LLM class flavin-dependent oxidoreductase — protein: MTLSVLDLAPILQGGTPAEAFRHSLQLAQHAEQLGYRRFWLAEHHNMPGIGSAATSVLIGHVGAGTSRIRIGAGGIMLPNHAPLQVAEQFGTLEALFPGRIDLGLGRAPGTDQAAAFALRRTLHVDPNNFPNDVLEVMEFLADPRPGQAVHAVPGAGLRVPIWILGSSTFGAEVAAALGLPFAFASHFAPAMLFDAIGIYRERFRPSAQLAAPYVMLGVNVVAADTDDEARFLASSGRQSFASLRSGRPIQLPPPSKEWERDLRDAGDPLRRSRVSFVGAPGTVAAEMREFVERTQADELMVVSHIYDQSARLRSYEIAAATMTESPSGRPS